DNA sequence from the Streptomyces sp. NBC_01497 genome:
GGCGCACGGGCAGCCGCACCGCACAGGCCTCGACCCCCTGTCCTGGTCGCTGGTCCTCCTCGCGTGTCTGCCGCTCGTGCTGCGGTTCCGCCATCCGGTCGCGGTCGTCTACGTGGTCGTCGGCGCGGTCCTCGCCTACGCGGGGGCCGGTTTCCCGTTCGGGCCGATCTTCCTTGCCTGTGCCGTCGCCGTGTTCGCCGCGGTCGTCACCGGTCACCGGTATCCCGCCTGGGGCGCGGCGGCGGCACTCTGGGCCGGGCACGCCCTCGTCGCGCACTGGCTCTACCGGTGGCTGCCGCCGACCGGGGACCATCCGGCCGGCTGGCTCGGGGAGACGGCCATCGCCGCCTGGACCCTCGTCCTGCTCGCCCTCTCCGAACTGCTGCGTTCCCGGCGTGAGCAGTGGACCCGCGAGCGGCGGGCACGGGCGGAGGCCGAGGTGCGCCGCAGGGACGAGGAACGGCTGCGCATCGCACAGGAACTGCACGACGTCCTCGCGCACTCCATCTCCGTGATCAACGTGCAGGCCGGGGTGGGGCTCGCGCTGCTCGACTCCGACCCCGAACAGGCGCGCACCGCACTGTCGACGATCAAGACGGCGAGCAAGGAGGCGCTCGGCGAGGTCCGGCAGGTGCTGGACGCGCTGCGGACACCGGGCGACGCGCCGCGCGCCCCCGCGCCCGGCCTCGACCGGCTGCCCGAACTCGCCCAGCAGGCGGGGAGCGCCGGGCTCACGGTGGACACGGAGGTCGTCGGCACACCGTTCCGGCTGCCGCCGGGCGCGGACCTCGCCGCTTTCCGCATCGTGCAGGAGGCGCTCACGAACGTGGTCCGCCATTCGGGGTCCCGCACGGCCGCCGTACGGATCGGCTACCGGCCCGGGGCCGTCGACCTGCGGGTGGACGACGAGGGCCCGGCCACGGGTGCGGACGCGGGCG
Encoded proteins:
- a CDS encoding sensor histidine kinase — protein: MEAQRAPRRGRGPRRGDGRRPHRARRVRGGGPRFVRGWAADDLAATRPVRSTVAVTALVVAGTVVSAHGQPHRTGLDPLSWSLVLLACLPLVLRFRHPVAVVYVVVGAVLAYAGAGFPFGPIFLACAVAVFAAVVTGHRYPAWGAAAALWAGHALVAHWLYRWLPPTGDHPAGWLGETAIAAWTLVLLALSELLRSRREQWTRERRARAEAEVRRRDEERLRIAQELHDVLAHSISVINVQAGVGLALLDSDPEQARTALSTIKTASKEALGEVRQVLDALRTPGDAPRAPAPGLDRLPELAQQAGSAGLTVDTEVVGTPFRLPPGADLAAFRIVQEALTNVVRHSGSRTAAVRIGYRPGAVDLRVDDEGPATGADAGGSGNGLTGMRERAAALGGTVEAAERPDGGFRVRVVLPVERSSADGPVPTTPCRTGTDNPLTDRYRQPLEENA